A part of Brassica rapa cultivar Chiifu-401-42 chromosome A05, CAAS_Brap_v3.01, whole genome shotgun sequence genomic DNA contains:
- the LOC103867570 gene encoding receptor like protein 23-like: MMAMSCLRLHFLFVLCCVFASSILMVNALVIGRPACRPDQIRALVQFKNEFESRGCNNSDYFHGVMCDNTTGVVTKLKLPSGCLTGILKPNSSLFDLHHLRRLDLSGNNFTSSALPSGFSNLSRLEVLYLSSNGFIGQVPSSFSNLSQLSYLDLSNNELTGSFDLVRNLSKLSFLDLSSNHFSGTLNPSSSLFEFHNLIYLNLADNNLVSSSIPSEFGNLNRLEFLSLSNNGLHGQLPSSFGNLSRLKLLNLQHSELTGTLEPISKLINLQQLDLSFLNYINYPIDLNLFSSLRSLLLLDLSGNSVSPTSSSLNSDLPLSLEVLFFPSCGISQFPSFLKGLHNLERIDISHNKIKGKVPEWFWNLPRLSIVSLVNNSFTGFEGSGDVLQNSPVKILDLALNHFKGPFPNPPHSLTVLSAWNNSFTGSIPLAICNQTMLALLDLSYNNFTGSIPPCLSNFQTSLIVVNLRKNNLEGSLPDMCYDSALLRTLDVGFNQLSGKLPRSLLNCTSLKFLSVDNNKIKDTFPFWLKALPYLQALTLRSNRFYGPLSPSGQGLFAFPELRILEVSYNNFTGSLPPNYFVNWKASSLQMNEDGDLYMGDNSIPDYNYEDTIDLQYKGLFMEQGKVLTSYATIDFSGNRLEGQIPESIGLLKTLIALNLSNNAFTGHIPLSLSNVSELESLDLSGNQLSGTIPKGLERLSYLAYISVARNQLKGEIPQGTQITGQAKSSFEGNSGLCGLPLEQSCFGTNAPPIQQQPEQEKEEEEEVLNWKAVVIGYVTGMLLGLSIAQVIASYKPEWLVKITGPYKCRTR; the protein is encoded by the coding sequence ATGATGGCCATGTCATGTTTACGTTTGCATTTTCTCTTCGTACTGTGTTGTGTCTTTGCTTCAAGCATCTTGATGGTAAATGCTCTTGTTATCGGACGTCCTGCTTGTCGTCCCGACCAGATCCGAGCTCTCGTGCAGTTCAAGAACGAGTTTGAATCCCGCGGTTGCAACAACAGCGACTACTTTCACGGGGTCATGTGCGATAACACGACCGGTGTTGTCACGAAGCTAAAACTCCCAAGTGGCTGCTTAACTGGAATTCTCAAACCCAACAGTAGCCTTTTCGATCTGCATCATCTTCGTCGCCTCGATCTGTCTGGCAACAACTTCACGTCTTCTGCACTCCCTTCTGGATTCAGCAATCTTAGCAGATTAGAGGTGCTGTATCTTTCCTCAAATGGCTTTATAGGTCAGGTTCCTTCCTCATTTAGTAACTTGAGCCAGCTTTCCTATTTAGACCTTTCCAATAACGAGCTCACGGGTAGTTTCGATCTTGTTCGGAATCTGAGTAAACTCTCCTTTTTAGACCTTTCCTCTAACCACTTTTCTGGAACTCTGAATCCTAGCAGTAGCCTATTCGAGTTTCATAACCTTATTTACCTTAATCTCGCTGACAACAACTTAGTTTCCTCTTCAATTCCTTCTGAATTTGGTAATCTCAACAGATTGGAGTTCTTGTCTCTTTCCAACAATGGCCTCCATGGTCAACTTCCTTCCTCTTTTGGTAACCTAAGTCGGCTAAAGTTGCTGAACCTTCAACATAGCGAGCTCACTGGTACCCTAGAGCCTATCTCAAAGCTCATCAACCTTCAGCAGCTTGACCTTTCTTTCCTAAATTACATAAACTACCCAATTGACTTAAACCTTTTCTCCTCTCTCCGTTCTTTACTACTCCTTGATCTTTCCGGTAATAGTGTATCACCAACTAGTTCCAGTTTAAATTCAGACCTCCCATTGAGCTTGGAAGTACTGTTTTTTCCCAGCTGCGGCATCAGTCAGTTCCCAAGCTTCTTAAAAGGCCTTCACAACTTGGAGCGTATAGACATTTCCCACAATAAAATCAAGGGGAAGGTTCCTGAGTGGTTTTGGAACCTTCCTCGTTTGAGCATTGTGAGTCTTGTTAATAACTCTTTCACAGGGTTTGAAGGTTCCGGGGATGTTTTACAGAATTCACCGGTGAAGATATTAGATTTGGCGTTAAACCATTTCAAAGGACCATTTCCTAATCCACCACACTCTCTCACCGTCTTATCGGCATGGAACAATAGTTTCACTGGAAGTATACCTCTTGCAATCTGCAACCAAACCATGCTTGCTCTTCTTGATCTCTCCTACAACAACTTCACCGGTTCAATTCCTCCATGTCTGAGTAATTTTCAAACCTCTCTCATTGTTGTGAATCTCCGGAAGAACAACTTGGAGGGAAGTCTTCCAGACATGTGTTATGATAGTGCCTTGCTTCGGACACTTGATGTTGGTTTCAATCAACTAAGTGGGAAGCTTCCGAGGTCTCTTCTGAATTGCACCTctctaaagtttctaagtgtgGACAACAACAAAATCAAAGACACATTTCCTTTCTGGCTCAAGGCTTTGCCTTATTTGCAAGCTCTTACCCTCCGTTCAAACAGATTCTACGGTCCTCTATCTCCTTCTGGTCAAGGTCTTTTCGCGTTTCCCGAGCTGCGCATACTTGAAGTATCGTATAACAACTTTACAGGAAGCTTGCCTCCAAATTACTTTGTGAACTGGAAAGCATCATCACTTCAGATGAATGAAGATGGGGATTTGTATATGGGAGACAACAGCATTCCTGACTACAACTATGAAGATACCATAGATCTTCAATACAAAGGTCTATTCATGGAGCAAGGGAAGGTCCTCACTTCATATGCCACCATCGATTTTTCTGGAAACAGACTTGAAGGACAGATTCCTGAATCTATTGGTCTCTTGAAGACACTGATTGCACTCAACTTATCCAACAACGCCTTCACGGGACATATTCCTTTGTCTTTGTCAAATGTTTCAGAGCTTGAGTCACTAGATCTATCGGGTAATCAACTCTCAGGGACTATTCCTAAAGGACTGGAGAGACTCTCGTATCTGGCGTACATAAGTGTTGCTCGTAACCAACTCAAGGGTGAAATACCACAAGGAACACAGATCACTGGTCAAGCTAAATCCTCCTTTGAAGGGAATTCAGGTCTCTGTGGTCTTCCTCTGGAACAAAGTTGTTTCGGTACTAACGCACCACCAATACAACAACAGCCAgagcaagaaaaagaagaagaggaagaagtatTGAACTGGAAAGCAGTGGTAATAGGGTATGTGACTGGAATGTTGCTTGGATTGTCAATAGCACAAGTCATTGCTTCATACAAGCCGGAGTGGCTTGTCAAGATAACTGGTCCGTATAAATGCAGAACCCGCTAG
- the LOC103867569 gene encoding fructose-1,6-bisphosphatase, cytosolic, which translates to MDHEADAFRTDLMTITRFVLNEQSKYPESRGDFTILLSNIVLGCKFVCSAVNKAGLAKLIGLAGDTNIQGEEQKKLDVLSNDVFVKALVSSGRTSVLVSEEDEEATFVESSKRGKYCVVFDPLDGSSNIDCGVSIGTIFGIYTMEHSDEPTTKDVLKPGNEMVAAGYCMYGSSCMLVLSTGTGVHGFTLDPSLGEFILTHPDIKIPKKGNIYSVNEGNAQNWDGPTTKYVERCKYPKDGSPAKSLRYVGSMVADVHRTLLYGGIFLYPADKKSPNGKLRVLYEVFPMAFLMEQAGGQAFTGKKRALDLVPKKIHERSPIFLGSYDDVEEIKALYAAEENN; encoded by the exons ATGGATCACGAAGCAGATGCTTTCCGTACGGATTTGATGACCATCACGAGATTCGTGCTGAATGAGCAATCAAAGTATCCAGAGTCTCGTGGGGATTTCACGATTTTGCTCAGCAACATCGTTTTGGGATGCAAATTCGTCTGCAGTGCCGTCAACAAG GCTGGTTTGGCCAAGCTTATTGGACTTGCAGGGGACACAAATATCCAG GGTGAAGAGCAAAAGAAACTGGATGTGCTCTCTAACGATGTTTTTGTCAAAGCTTTGGTTAGCAGCGGCAGAACT TCTGTTCTTGTCTCGGAAGAAGATGAGGAAGCTACGTTTGTGGAGTCATCCAAGCGTGGAAA GTACTGTGTTGTTTTTGATCCACTTGATGGATCCTCAAACATTGACTGTGGTGTCTCCATTGGAACA ATCTTTGGAATTTACACAATGGAACACAGTGATGAGCCGACTACTAAAGATGTTCTGAAACCTGGGAATGAAATGGTTGCAGCGGGTTACTGTATGTACGGAAGCTCCTGCATG CTTGTGTTGAGCACAGGAACAGGTGTCCACGGATTTACCCTGGACCCATCTCTAGGAGAGTTCATATTAACTCACCCAGACATTAAG ATTCCAAAGAAGGGAAACATATACTCAGTGAATGAAGGAAATGCTCAGAACTGGGATGGTCCAACCACAAAATATGTAGAGAGATGCAAGTATCCCAAAGATGGTTCTCCCGCAAAGTCACTGAGATATGTCGGAAG TATGGTAGCCGATGTTCATCGCACTCTGCTTTATGGAGGAATCTTCCTGTACCCGGCTGACAAGAAAAGCCCCAATGGGAAATTGCG TGTCCTGTATGAAGTCTTCCCAATGGCATTCTTGATGGAGCAAGCTGGAGGTCAGGCCTTCACTGGCAAGAAAAGG GCACTGGACCTTGTCCCGAAAAAGATCCATGAGCGTTCTCCCATATTTCTTGGTAGCTATGACGATGTAGAGGAGATTAAGGCTCTGTATGCTGCGGAGGAGAATAACTAA